The nucleotide sequence CGATCCATCGGCTGGGAGGGTTCGATTCTTTGGCCCCACCGCCAACAGCCATGTCCATGGAAAATCGACATGCCTGTTTGACAATGAGGGCCGTCCAGACCGGACACGAAGGGCTGCCACCTTGATCGAGACGCTGGGCTCGTCCACCATTGACTACCTTACCAAGTGCTTTTGGGAGCATTACTTTTACTCTGGCTCCATGGTCGTCGACAGGGCGGCATTTGAAACGGGCAGACTGACACAGGACCCCAAGTTCTACTCCCCGTTCCTTCACCTCACCCTGTTGGCCATTGGCTACCGGTTCGCTGACCGCACCCGGGACGATATCAAAAAGCTCTCTGTCGGAAGCCGCGAGAGCACACTCCACCGGGAAGCGAAAGGCCtgttggaggttgagattgATCAAGGTGGCGGTGTCCCGAGCGTCCAGGGaatgctgttgttggctgaCTTGGAGTTTGGCGTCGGCCGTGACAGTGCTGGATGGATGTATCTGGGTATGTTGCCTTGCAGTCATGTGTTTGCCGTTGCCGAAGCTGACCGTTTGATGATTTTGTAGGCATTGCAAACCGTCTTGCCTTCGATATAGGTCTCCACGTCAACTACAGCGGGGTAGACATCTCTGAGACGGAAAGGCGGCTGCGGCGTCAGGTTATGGCGGGCTCCATCGCGTTCGACCGTCAGTGGGCCTTGATCCTTGGTCGTCCAACCTCGATCAAGGCTCAAGACATCAGCATCGACCTCCTATCCAAGGGTGCCTTCAACTCGACACATGGCCAGATGACTGCCGAGGCCAAAACATATGCGGCTGGCCAAGCTACCCTCCAGCAGAAGCGCTTTGAGCTTATGGAACTGGCTGGCAAGGTATCCGACCTGCAGAACACGACACATGGCATCTCAGATTTGACTGCCAAAGCCGCCGAGGACAGAACCTATCTCTACTTTCTGGCCTTGGAACGCCAGTTTCAGACGTGGTATCGACAGCTTCCAGACTGCCTGGCCTGGAagcccatcaacatcaagtCGGCCCCCATCGGCTTCTTTCTGCTTCATCAGCAATTCCACACATGCATGATCCTGCTTCACAGGCCCTGGGCCAAGTATGGGCCATTGGTTCCGGACaacactgctgctgcttcccGGTATGCGGCGCCCGAGTCTTCGCTGCAGCTCCAGGACTCTCTCGGCGCCTTTCCTCGTCAGGACAACCGGGCGTCTCTGTCTCGCAGCATGTGCACTCAGCATGCGGTCCGGGTCGCGAGGATATTTTGGCAGCAGCGCCAGCGCTTTGATGGCACCAAGATTGGTCTTGAGGCCATCCAACAAGCCGGCACTGCTGCCCTCGCTCTGATGGCTGCCTTGGCCCACAAGAGTGCCGAGCTGGACCATCAGAGCAATCTCAAATACCTACAGGTTGTTTCTGCGGCCATCTACGACATGAGCCATGCCTATCAGCCGGCTTCAAGGATGTACAGCCTCCTCAAGACCATGTTGGCTGATATCCGGACTGAGATGGTCAGCTCTGGCTCTTTGGAAGCCAGTGCCTTGCTCAACCGGTTCAACCAAGGGAACCCCACCACGAACATGATCTTTGGCAGCAACTCGTGGAATCTCAGCAACGAGAGCTCTCGCTTCACTCCCGCGAGACGAACCCTCAGCATGTGCGCCGGGCCCGAAGAGGGTCGTGAGGCCAAACGCCGGCGGTTTTCCACCCAGACAGCACCCGACGTGGTGTTCTCTACCATGGCTGTGTTCGGGAGCAGCCCTCTTGGCGGTCCGGCATCCCCTCAGCTGGCTCATCCACAAGAGAGCTCTGGTCAGGAAGAACTAGGAGAGCCTCTGCGGGAGATTCCAGATATCGCCCCAGAGTCAGACTTTGATCTTGACTCGTTCCACGCCTCATTTGTTGATTTCATCAACAACGGCAGCAAGGGGTGGGCTACGGCAACCCCCACAATCACAACGGAGACGACACTTGAGGCGACCCCGCTCCCCACTCCCGCCTGCGAGGAGGCTCCCTCGACCAGCAACACTGATGCCGTCATTGTGCAGGACGAGCCGGCAGCTCAACAGCCGGCGGATGATGCCATGGTTGACATGACGATTGAAGAGTGGCTTGCCGAACCGGGAGTGAGCTCCGGGCTCGCCGCCATGGAGGCCGAAGTCCAGCAGCACTGCGACTCGCGGTTCTCACCCGTCGCAGACGCACCCGTGCCCACTGCCGAAGGGGGCGAGgtaccgccgccgccgttgcccGAGATGCAACAAAATGACCTCACAATGCCATTCACGCTGGAACTTGGCACTGCGGACAATGGAGGGATTCACACTATGGACTGGCTCGCCACCGCCCCGCCACCCCCCCGGTCCTCGAGGAGGATCTCCAGGACGAGCATCTCGAGCACGATTCGCCCTCCGCTCGCGCCTCCCGAGACGGATTTGTTTGTCAACGCCTTGGCTATTCCCGCGAGGCAGACGTCccttccaccgccgccaccgccgtcatCTGCACCGCTTCCCATGACGCCAGTGACGCTGGATGAGTTGGTGCAGagcgtggaggaggcggtggactCTGCgcgggcgagggcgagggacagggagagggagaagtcggttgctgctgctggtaagGGGCAGGTGTCGAGCCCCGAGGCCGGGAGGAATTTGTCGTTGGATTATTTCCAGTTGTGAATGTGATGAGACATGATGTAATGACGAAGTAATGTAGATAGAATACCTGGGTGGCTGCTCAAAGCAGGAAAATAATGAACAGATGATGTACTATCAGTTTGTGCGTCTTTTGTGTGTGTAACTACCTGCACTTGACCCCCAGTCCCCACAGGTCGGCGCCGGTAGGTAGGTCTCGAACCTACTCTGGCTTCAAAGATGCAGCCTTACATGTGCTCTGGAGCTGGCTGCTTGACCTTTTACTTGCTCTCCATCTCACACAATGTGGCCCGAGCTTTGTAAGACTGGTAGGTTTACAAATTTCGGTGCCGCCCGTCAGCACTGGGTAAAGGCCCGTAGCACGCCGGTATACAACACGCCAGTTACTCTATTGCTGACCGTACACCGATCCTCCGATGGTACTCCAACACTTTTCCCAGCTGTTTATACACTAGCTTCGAAACAATCCCTAACAAATCGTGTCGTATAGAGATCTAAGtcactacctacctaacGTAACAGACGGGCGCCGCATTTGGCCTCAGACTGAGGTCGGCGTCCATAAATAGATGCTAGACCTACCGAAACAACCGCGAGGAAAACAGGACCTAATCACCGAAGGAACTATCTTCTACTGTTCATGATATCAATGAGGTGAAAGAGACATTTGTATCATGCAATACATGGGTATATCAGAAAGCTGATCTTCCCAGCACCATCATTTCTTCCCAGCATCAGCTTCACATTCCCTCTTACGGTTGGTTCATCGGTGACTTCTGGCAAGACCCCGTTCTATTAACATTCCTTTGCATTTTCTGGAGGAGCTTCTGGCAAGCTCTCGACATCGACACCCTCCTTTGAAGTCTTGATCTACGAGTCACGCATCTCTGCCTGCCTCTATCGATACAACTCATCACCTAGCTATCACTCGACCACAGGGGAACGGCCTAGATGGGGGTTATTGACCAGCAACAGACACCACCTGGTGGCCAGCGCAGCCAGCgcagccagcaccaaccccaccccagcaacaacaaaatgACCCCGCCCCAGCTGATGACGAGGTAGCGGGCCCGAGCAACACCCAGCGAGGTCcgggagggaagaagagtAAGAAGCCGTGGAATGAGGATTTGAAGGATTATAAGCCTGGTcccggggagggggagtcgGATGGGTCTtctgatgagggggaggcgggCGTGGGGGTTGCTGCTTAGGTTccaggttgaggggggtaaCGGGTTCGCTGCTGCTATGGCGATTCGGGGTGACGAGTGGCGAATTAGTGTTATGATGCACGGGTTTCAGTTGTGAGGGGTTAGATCCTAGACTTACAAGCTGAACCAAGTTCCATTCCTTTGGTAGTATACTTACGTGGAGTTAATCGACCTTTGAGGAGACTAAATGGTGGGTACCTGGTACCTACTTTAGTTCCTGGTCATACACAGTCATCATGAACCTTGAATACTAGGTTGGTAATGGCTGATTATCATATGACGAAGCGGAAGTTCTTGCCGGCAAGGACGTTTACCTGACATGTCAAAGCTCTGTTGACGTTAAGCCTGGAGGCTACCTTCCGAGTGAGGTACTAAAGGGGGAGCCTACGGAACTAGGCTGTCGCATTAGGCCGGGTGCGGCCTTGCCAAATAATCTAATATCTTCCTCGAATATAGTATTGGGTGGGCTACTATTTATATAAGGTTACGGATTATACATTTTACGgcctatatattaatacaAACATAAAAAAAACGTGaatattattactattactatAGTAAGTAATGTAGTTAAAAATCGCTTATATGTTTGTTTTGAAAAAGTgtacttatatttataaatacccGAATTCGAATcctatattactaatattataCTACTCTAATTATACCATTTACTCAACTATTCTTTTATGTGTAGCCTAATAGAACggccttttaatattttctcAAAGACTACCGGCTAATTATAGGTTAGTATTTTGGGCTAGGTATAGGTACCTAATACTATATTCGAAGAAGATATTAGATTATCTGGTGAGGCCGTACCCGGGCCCTAATACTATATCCCAGTTCCGTAAGCTCCCGCTATGGTAGTAAGATTTCAGCTTCAGACTTGTGTCTCAACCTATGCGCCAGAGGCCATGTCAAGCTATGCCAAGCAATAAGATGGCATGTAGGTATATGGCCGGGTCGCAGTTCTAGAGTCTCAAAACGTGGCCGGTTGACCGGCTATGTTGGAACTGGTGATGTTCCTACGATGGGCAGAAATTTGAACGCGTTCAACCCTACGTATTGGTGCTTCAGGTGATATTTCTACCAAGTTGTGTTGAGTTTCTAGTATTACCTGTATATCGGGAAGTTCGGATAGATTTACAATCCTGACCTCTCTCATCAACCATCCGAGCGTCTTGTCTAGTGCTGTTTGTAGTAATTCGTTTTGTAAGCCAAGATCACCAAAGGGCGCTGAGTGGCGCGGGTTGCTGGTATTTAACTTATCTCTGCAGCCCCCGCCCTGTGCAAGACATGCTTGGAGAGTTTTGTTTCTGACGCCATGTCATCGAACTTACCTTCTTCATCTGATACTGAATTCTTGCCCGCGGTGATGCTTCTCCTACTATATTCAGACGCTAGCAGAAGTCTCATTTTTTTCATACCTTTTCCGTATCTACATTAACGTTCGTTCGCCCGACCAGCGGGCCCTTTCATTTCTTCATCAGGGGCACCCACTTCGGCCTGGAGCTGGCTTTGGCATGCTGACCACCTAGACAACAGTCCGTCATCGTGAAATTAATCGAAGCTTCGAACCAAAAACATCGACTTCTGTCACGTCTCTGcgctttcttcttcaacgtTCACACGAAAGCATACCAACACAGACTCAAAGCGATCAGTTCTACACTATGAACTTCAGCTTCCAACGTGAAGAATGAATAATTTGCTTGAGCTTTACAGCGAGTAGACAGATTCTCGCCCACTTTTCTTATTTTCATACTTGTTTTCCTTACTTACCCTGGGAGTTAATGTACCCAACTATCCTTACTCGCGCTCTACATATTTAAATACCACATCGACTCTCCTTTGAAGTCTACGCCCTTTGCCTCACGCAATATCGCAGCATTTAACTGCTCCTACGATCTTCACAGCCGCAGATGGCATATAGCAACGGAATTCTCGACATCCCTGTTGGTATGACATGAAATCAGTTTGGTGCGAATGTCAACCGTTGGTTTGCAAGACTTTTTATGGTTTGTAACAATTCCACCGGGCTCTGGGAAATTATGTTGCACAAGTACCGAGTGTTCCTCGCCAGGCTTATGTGAGATGGCTAGCAGTTGGACGCCTTCTTGTCTCCTGCTGACCACAACTTTCGTTCTCCGCCGCAACAGTCTTACACGCCGAAGGCGGAATGCTTTCGCGCCCCGACAACGACTCCAAAAAGAACTGCCAAGATTCCACAGCCCTTTGGCTCACAGCGTCTACTGCTGAACGTGTTTCGACCTCCTGAGGACCTTCCGGTGTCTCTCCGATCCAACCTACGATGGTCCGGGACGGGATTGGATTGGGATGCTCCGAGTCTATATAAGAGGCGGTTTGGACTGCAGTAATGTTCTCCTatctccatcatcagcacATCATTCCTTCACAGCAATATCTGGCGACTTCTGGAAGGTCTCCAATCTTCACTGTCCTTTTCTTTCGGCTTCTGGCAAGACCGCACTTTCAACATTCCTTTACGCCTCGTGCTTAATACGGCTTTTCTTTCGAAACCAAGACTTCTGGCAAGCTCTTGTCCAACAAACCACGATCTCAAATTCTCAATATGAAGTACACCAtggccatcatcgccatcatcggcctCACCAACGCTATCGCGATGTCCAAAGAGGCAAGCAACCGTGTGAACGGCTTGGAAGCTCGCTTCGCACGTCAACCTGGATTCATCACCGTTGTCAAGAAACGCAGCGATGACCCCGGCCCGAGCAGACTGCCACCCTCCAATGGAAAAGGCCGGGAAGTGGACGACCCGGTCCTTGATCAGCTACGCGAACAGGAAGAGGCCTATGCTAGTGAGGATTCGTCTAGTGGGAAGAGCAGGGGGGATACAGTCACGCCGCCTACgtctgagggggagggcacGAGGTCGCCTTCTCCCGAGGGGATGCAGCCCTGGCGGCCTGAGGAGAATGGTGAGGGTCCAGGGTCGCCTACTATTCCTGCTTTTGCGAATAGTGAGAATaggggggcggaggaggatccGTACGGGTGGGAGGCGCATGCTGATCGGGTGAgcgaggagagggagagggagaatcCGTTTGGGGAGTTTCCGAGGTATGATGTTAACGAGAGGTAGATGGGAGGTATGAATCTTTGGAAATACCCTGTATGTAGAGTTAGGCGAGGGAATGGTGTACAGCGTTGGGGTCTCTGTAGGTGGTTGAGTGCTCCAGGTTTGACTATCTTGTACTTCATTTGTCTTAATAATGGTGTCTGATCAACAGGTGAGTTTAGGATGCGGGTAAGGTCTTATGCTGACTGAAAACAGTGATAATAAaccctttctttttttttttttttttatatatgTAGTCACAGTTTGTTGTGAGCccttttctttgcttttgtGTTCGCACAGATGTCTGGAGATGGGCAATACCAGGCCATTTTCCTTGTTATCAGGTATATGATTTCCTAGGTATGCTATGGTACCTAGGGTGGCGAATAGGTTCCATGTCAAACTTCATCATTTGCTCGAAGAAAGGAGAAGCCTCCAGTCTTCTTGTTACGagccccaccccccttcctcgccttcgaGCCGTCCTTGCCCCTGACTAGCTGCGCCtacccctgagcccctgaaccgTCCCACTAGGGCATCGAGGCCCGAAAATATGCACGTTACCTTTGAACAAACAGACTCAGATCGGGAAATAAAATCAAATACCGGACAGAATGTCAAAGATGCGGGGAAGTTGAGCCTCAATCAATCATTTACACGCGGCTCTGATCATCAATATCGATGCTGTGCTACAAGACGCCCTCCTGGCCTCTTTGTGATTCGTGCGCCTCTCCCAAAACATCCAAAGTATTTCCAACACATCTCGAGCCGATCAGTCGAAAGACCACAGAACAGTGCCAAGCATTCCCTCCGTGGTGTTTGATGCTGATGGAAAAAAAGGTTGATGTCGTGAAGGGCGGGCGGttaaatcctcctcttccggcTGATCAAAGCCCAATTCCCAGGGACTTGGATATTTAAACAGACAGCTAGGCTCCGCCGACAGTGATTGGTGCGCATCTGACTTGTCCGGCCAACTTACCAGGTACCACCAGCtcaaacctcctcctccatacTCAACTCCATGGGCAGCGAAGGTGAGCGAGGCGTCAAGCGCGCCTGTCAAAGACATTCTGtgaaggagatgaggagAACAACCACGCAAGGCAAATATCAAGAGATTAAACTCGTGTGTTTCTTCTTGACAGCGGCTCCAACTCGAGCACggcagatggaggagatggaaaaATCAGTGTTGAGGGACAGGTATAAAAGCTCATCATGAGGATGGgaaaggtgaagaagacgTCTCAACCcattcaccatcaacccccaatCCGACCGTCTTCTTTACCAAAGCCCAAGATGCCTCGTCGATCCAACCTCCTGACAGTCCTGTCGCTCCTGGTGCTGGGCTTGCTCGGCGCCGTGATGGCCGAACGGTCCGCAGGCTGCGGCAAGGCCAACACCATCCGAAGCCAGCAgtacaccatcaccatcaacggcAAGCAACGCCAGTACATCATGAAGATCCCCGACCGCTACGACAACAACTTTGCCCACAAGCTCATCTTCACCTGGCACCAGCTCGGCGGCAGCGCCCAAAAGATCGTCAACGGCGAGAACATCAACCAGGGCGGCGCCCTCCCTTACTACGGCCTCAACGCtctcgccaacaacaccgccatcTTTGTCGTCCCCAACGGTCTCAACGCCGGCTGGGCCAACCAGGGCGGCGAGGACGTCACCTTCTTCGATGAGCTCGTCAAGAGAGTCGAAGCCGATCTCTGCGTGGAGACCACCCAGCGGTTTTCCACTGGGTTCAGCTACGGCGGCGCCATGTCCTATGCTGTCGCCTGTGCCAGACCTACCATGATCCGTGCTATCGCCGTCATCTCCGGTAGCCAGTTGAGCGGCTGCAACGGAGGAAACTCCCCTGTTGCTTTCTACGGTCAACACGGCACTTCGGATTCGGTCCTCAACGTTTCCGGCGGCAGGCAGCTGAGGGATAGGTTTGTGAGGAACAACGGGTGCACACCCGTCAACCCTGAGCCGCAGCCGAACGGACAGAACTCGGTCAAGACGGTGTATCAGGGCTGCAGGGAGGGGTATCCTGTTACGTGGGTTATTCACCGTGGTGATCACAACCCCAGCCAGACTGATGCTGGGTCTTCGACGCCGTTTGCGCCGAGGAACACTTGGGAGTTCTTTTCTCAGTTCTCTTGAGTGACCGGGGGGGAGAGTGGAGGATCGCTGGAAGGTGGACAAGGCAAGAACCTGCTTGGTAGGATCAAAGGCTCAATGTACATAGGGTAACAAAAACTAGTATCATACATATATCGACGGCGATCATTCCTATTCTGCGTTCACATACACCAGTGATGTATTATCCCGGCTAAACCATGGGAAGGAGCTAGAGTCAGCACCAATCCAACTTGGTAACCATGCCGGGCCGATGATCAACACCCAAGAATatcccatcctcatcgcACCCCACGGGAAGTGACCAAAACCTCAAGAAAGCTTGGGCGGCAAACGGCCTAGAATTGCACTCCAGTTTCGGCACCCGGCTCGCGGCACTATGTCAACAACCAATCCAGGGGGCAGAATACAACAAGCTGGATATGCCGAGACCTGATGATAGACCGGAGTAGTATAGACCATACAGCCCCTATATTGAGATGCGGCAGCCGATGGGGGGCCCGTCCATACAGAAAGCTTGATTCCCCAGCTCGACACCGGTTAAGAACCCGGGCAATGTATGGAATTGACCCGATTCGAGGAGCATGGCCAACGCTGTCTTTGTGGATTTGATACCACTCGTTGGTAAATATCGCGGTGATGGCAGCGGGCTTGTATGTGTAAAGCCAGACCTACAGAAGTGCCGGTGGGTGAGTAGGTAGAGTATAAGAACCGTACCTCGAGGACGCGACACCAGCAGCAAGTTTCTTTGCTCTGCTCCTCCGCAAACTTTGCTCCTCGTTTCATGCGTGAGCCAAAATGAAGCCCCTCGCCGCAACCCTCGTGGGTCTGATCGCGCCCGTCCAGGCCGGTCTCCGCTTCCCATGCTCAACTCTCACCATCCAACGTCTCGACCCCGTCGTCGAGCCAGGCAACATCCCCTCCGCTCACGTCCACCACATCGTCGGCGGCAACGCCTTCAACGCCACCATGGAAGGCGACGTCGGCGAGCGAGCCACCTGCACGACCTGCCAAATGTCGGAGGACTTTTCCAACTACTGGACTGCCCACCTCTACTTCAAGCACCCGACCAACGGGTCGTACCACCGCGTGCCTGTGCTCCCCGTCCAGCCTCTGCTGGGTGGATCCCAGGGTGCGCAGGGAGGGTTGACGGTGTATTACACCCAGTTTGATCTCACGAGAGATAACTTGGGGAAGCAGAAGATTACTTCTTTTCCCCCTGTGAGGAGATCCCCTTCCTCATTATTTGCCTGATTCAGGCACTAACAATGAATGTTACTCGCCCAAGGGCTTCCGCATGACAGTAGGCACCCCGACCGAGCCCGGCAAACCCCGCGTCGGCCTCCGCTACCAATGCCTCC is from Podospora pseudopauciseta strain CBS 411.78 chromosome 5 map unlocalized CBS411.78m_5.2, whole genome shotgun sequence and encodes:
- a CDS encoding uncharacterized protein (EggNog:ENOG503NXZT; COG:B); the encoded protein is MSTGAVSTGRRKSPLEGVSDRSSQDRTTSPSPSTRSSSKPQIRHRASIACASCRERRIRCVVAEGESECTQCRKTGHTCIIKNDDERRRPISKAYMSSLSNRIALLEEMLKEQGVTPPPAVHPPKTRQDAISRQQQQQQQQQEQEEARMRERSTSSEPKHGSSVEIQVPTPPGSGEEDTLMSESEQSKTIDLTDMTSSSSSSSSSSSSLIDPLLLQELGTTPDADVRRLLSARGSHSFDPSAGRVRFFGPTANSHVHGKSTCLFDNEGRPDRTRRAATLIETLGSSTIDYLTKCFWEHYFYSGSMVVDRAAFETGRLTQDPKFYSPFLHLTLLAIGYRFADRTRDDIKKLSVGSRESTLHREAKGLLEVEIDQGGGVPSVQGMLLLADLEFGVGRDSAGWMYLGIANRLAFDIGLHVNYSGVDISETERRLRRQVMAGSIAFDRQWALILGRPTSIKAQDISIDLLSKGAFNSTHGQMTAEAKTYAAGQATLQQKRFELMELAGKVSDLQNTTHGISDLTAKAAEDRTYLYFLALERQFQTWYRQLPDCLAWKPINIKSAPIGFFLLHQQFHTCMILLHRPWAKYGPLVPDNTAAASRYAAPESSLQLQDSLGAFPRQDNRASLSRSMCTQHAVRVARIFWQQRQRFDGTKIGLEAIQQAGTAALALMAALAHKSAELDHQSNLKYLQVVSAAIYDMSHAYQPASRMYSLLKTMLADIRTEMVSSGSLEASALLNRFNQGNPTTNMIFGSNSWNLSNESSRFTPARRTLSMCAGPEEGREAKRRRFSTQTAPDVVFSTMAVFGSSPLGGPASPQLAHPQESSGQEELGEPLREIPDIAPESDFDLDSFHASFVDFINNGSKGWATATPTITTETTLEATPLPTPACEEAPSTSNTDAVIVQDEPAAQQPADDAMVDMTIEEWLAEPGVSSGLAAMEAEVQQHCDSRFSPVADAPVPTAEGGEVPPPPLPEMQQNDLTMPFTLELGTADNGGIHTMDWLATAPPPPRSSRRISRTSISSTIRPPLAPPETDLFVNALAIPARQTSLPPPPPPSSAPLPMTPVTLDELVQSVEEAVDSARARARDREREKSVAAAGKGQVSSPEAGRNLSLDYFQL
- a CDS encoding uncharacterized protein (COG:O; CAZy:CE1; EggNog:ENOG503NYZ8), with the translated sequence MRMGKVKKTSQPIHHQPPIRPSSLPKPKMPRRSNLLTVLSLLVLGLLGAVMAERSAGCGKANTIRSQQYTITINGKQRQYIMKIPDRYDNNFAHKLIFTWHQLGGSAQKIVNGENINQGGALPYYGLNALANNTAIFVVPNGLNAGWANQGGEDVTFFDELVKRVEADLCVETTQRFSTGFSYGGAMSYAVACARPTMIRAIAVISGSQLSGCNGGNSPVAFYGQHGTSDSVLNVSGGRQLRDRFVRNNGCTPVNPEPQPNGQNSVKTVYQGCREGYPVTWVIHRGDHNPSQTDAGSSTPFAPRNTWEFFSQFS